A single Oryctolagus cuniculus chromosome 18, mOryCun1.1, whole genome shotgun sequence DNA region contains:
- the ORYCUNV1R1641 gene encoding vomeronasal 1 receptor oryCunV1R1641 (The RefSeq protein has 2 substitutions compared to this genomic sequence) — protein sequence MATGDLIMGMIYLSQTITGILGNFSLLSHYLYLYFTGCKFRSNDLIIKHLTVANYLFILVRGVPQTMTALGMKDFLSDAGCKLVFYVQRVRRDMSTCSTCLLSISQAITISPEKPRWAEFKAESPKYSGPFIILFWILNMILNIQVRLYIRERITDKNITEEVDHVYCVSVNSGKYVESLCAAVLFFQNVLLVGFMLWSSSSMVFTLYRHKQQVQYIHGTNASSRSSPVSRATQSILILVCTIVPLCTLSSIFHTCLTVLKNPSLWLVNTSVLIPVGFPAVSPYILMSHDSRVPRLCCTPRRDMKSPAYHECVNCICIHNGYIINGYKIYSFTYILKGQRQN from the coding sequence ATGGCCACTGGAGATTTGATAATGGGGATGATCTACTTATCACAAACTATTACAGGAATCCTGGggaatttttctcttctttcccattatctctatctctacttcaCAGGATGCAAATTTAGATCCAATGATTTGATCATCAAACATCTGACTGTAGccaattatttattcattcttgttAGAGGAGTCCCCCAAACCATGACAGCTTTGGGGATGAAGGATTTCCTTAGTGATGCTGGGTGCAAGCTTGTGTTCTATGTACAAAGAGTGAGAAGGGATATGtctacctgcagcacctgcctcctaagcatctcccaggccatcacaatCAGTCCTGAGAAACCCAGGTGGGCAGAATTTAAAGCAGAATCTCCCAAATACAGTGGCCCTTTCATTATACTCTTCTGGATACTGAACATGATACTGAATATCCAAATACGTCTGTACATACGTGAGAGAATAACTGACAAAAATATCACAGAGGAAGTTGATCATGTGTACTGTGTTTCTGTGAATTCTGGAAAATACGTAGAGTCCCTGTGTGCAGCTGTACTATTTTTCCAAAATGTTCTTCTTGTGGGCTTCATGCTGTGGTCCAGCAGCTCCATGGTTTTCACCCTGTACAGGCACAAGCAGCAGGTACAATACATCCATGGAACCAATGTCTCCTCCAGGTCCTCCCCAGTGTCCAGAGCCACCCAGAGCATCCTCATCCTGGTGTGCACCATTGTGCCTTTGTGCACTCTCTCCTCCATCTTTCACACTTGCCTGACTGTTCTGAAAAATCCCAGTTTGTGGCTGGTGAACACCTCTGTACTAATCCCTGTGGGTTTCCCAGCCGTGAGCCCCTACATTCTCATGAGCCATGACTCCAGAGTGCCCAGACTCTGCTGTACCCCCAGAAGGGACATGAAATCTCCTGCTTACCATGAGTGTGTCAACTGTATATGTATTCACAATGGTTATATCATCAATGgttataaaatttattcatttacttacatACTTAAGGGGCAAAGACAGAACTAA
- the ORYCUNV1R1539 gene encoding vomeronasal 1 receptor oryCunV1R1539 (The RefSeq protein has 1 substitution compared to this genomic sequence): MALRDLALGMVFLVQTLAGILGNSSLLLHYLILYFTGCKFRLTDLILKHLTVANALVILSKGVPQTMAALGMKHFLNDTGCKLVFYVHRVSRDVSIGSTCLLSVFQAITISTRHSRWMELKIKAPKYVGPSTILCWILNMMLNVMVLLHVTGKWQNSTITSKMDYDYCSAMPHGKITVSLHIALMLFRDVAFVGLMLWASSFMVFILYRHKQQVQYIHALSHRSSPGSRATQSILVLVSTFVLLCSLSSILHFCLAFFSIRKIWLVNASTLIAGCFPAISPYILMSYDSRVSTHCVPWILAAKSSVL, from the coding sequence ATGGCCTTGAGGGACCTGGCCCTAGGAATGGTCTTTCTAGTACAGACGCTGGCTGGGATTCTGGGGaattcctctcttctcctccattATCTCATCCTTTATTTCACAGGATGCAAGTTTAGGCTCACAGATCTGATTCTCAAACACCTGACTGCAGCCAATGCCTTGGTCATTCTCTCAAAAGGAGTCCCCCAAACCATGGCAGCTTTGGGGATGAAGCATTTCCTTAATGATACTGGATGCAAACTTGTGTTCTATGTGCACAGAGTGAGCAGGGATGTGTCCATtggcagcacctgcctcctgagtGTCTTCCAGGCCATCACCATCAGCACTAGACACTCCAGGTGGATGGAACTTAAAATAAAAGCCCCCAAGTACGTTGGACCCTCCACTATTCTCTGCTGGATCCTGAACATGATGCTTAATGTCATGGTACTCTTGCATGTCACTGGCAAATGGCAAAACAGTACTATCACAAGTAAAATGGATTATGACTACTGTTCTGCTATGCCTCATGGGAAAATCACAGTCTCACTGCACATAGCACTGATGTTATTCCGTGATGTTGCCTTTGTAGGGCTCATGCTCTGGGCCAGCAGCTTCATGGTTTTCATCCTGTACAGGCACAAGCAGCAGGTCCAATACATACATGCTCTCTCCCACAGATCTTCCCCAGGGTCCAGAGCCACACAAAGCATCCTTGTCCTGGTGAGCACCTTTGTACTGCTGTGCAGTCTGTCCTCCATTCTTCACTTTTGTTTAGCTTTTTTCAGTATTCGCAAAATATGGCTGGTGAATGCCTCCACACTGATTGCTGGGTGTTTCCCTGCCATCAGCCCGTACATTCTCATGAGCTATGACTCCAGGGTATCCACACACTGCGTTCCCTGGATCCTAGCAGCAAAGTCCTCTGTGCTCTGA